A stretch of Mustela nigripes isolate SB6536 chromosome 6, MUSNIG.SB6536, whole genome shotgun sequence DNA encodes these proteins:
- the SBF1 gene encoding myotubularin-related protein 5 isoform X2, with translation MARLADYFVLVAFGPHPRGSGEGQGQILQRFPEKDWEDNPFPQGIELFCQPSGWQLCPERNPPTFFVAVLTDINSERHYCACLTFWEPAEPTQEAVCTEDATEREEDVDEGGPAQLSPATPGPPGQLFAPKTLVLVSRLDHAEVFRNSLGLIYTIHVEGLNVGLENVIGNLLTCVIPLAGGSQRTISLGAGDRQVIQTPLADSLPVSRCSVALLFRQLGITNVLSLFCAALTEHKVLFLSRSYQRLSDACRGLLALLFPLRYSFTYVPILPAQLLEVLSTPTPFIIGVNAAFQAETQELLDVIIADLDGGTVTVPECVHVPPLPEPLQSQTHSVLSMVLDPELELADLAFPPPSTNASSLKMQDKELRAVFLRLFAQLLQGYRWCLHMVRIHPEPVIRFHKAAFLGQRGLVEDDFLMKVLEGMAFAGFVSERGVPYRATDLFDELVAHEVARMRADENHPQRVLRHVRELAEQLYKNENPYPAVAMHKVQRPGEASHLRRAPRPFPRLDDGMVQWIVDQATAKMQGAPPAVKAERRNTVPSGPPMTAILERSSGLHGNSARRLEVVRNCISYVFEGKMLEAKKLLPAVLRALKGRAARRCLTQELHLHVQQNRAVLDHQQFDFVVRMMNCCLQDCTSLDEHGIAAALLPLVTAFCRKLSPGVTQFAYSCVQEHVVWSTPQFWEAMFYGDVQTHIRALYLEPAEDRDHVQVGDVSVPEDERSALDVASEQRRLWPTLSREKQQELVQKEESTVFSQAIHYANRMSYLLLPLDSSRSRLLRERAGLGDLESASNSLVTNSMAGSVAESYDTESGFEDAETCDVAGAVVRFINRFVDKVCTESGVTSDHLKGLHVMVPDIVQMHIETLEAVHRESKRLPPIQKPKLLRPRLLPGEECVLDGLRVYLLPDGREEGAGGSGGGPALLPAEGAVFLTTYRVIFTGMPTDPLVGEQVVVRSFPVAALTKEKRISVQTPVDQLLQDGLQLRSCTFQLLKMAFDEEVGSDSAELFRKQLHKLRYPPDIRGTFAFSLGSTHTPGRPPRATKDKGPSLKTLSRNLVKNAKKTIGRQYVTRKKYSPPSWEHRGQPPPEDQEDEISVSEELEPSTLTPSSALKPSDRMTMSSLVERACCRDYQRLGLGTLSSSLSRAKSEPFRISPVNRMYAICRSYPGLLIVPQSVQDNALQRVSRCYRQNRFPVVCWRSGRSKAVLLRSGGLHGKGVVGLFKAQNAPSPGQSQADSSSLEQEKYLQAVVSSMPRFADASGRNTLSGFSSAHVGSHVPSPRARVTTLSNPMAASASRRTAPRGKWSSVRASGRSGGLGVDVGSRLAGRDMLSPPQANGAPPDPGFLQPQRAALYIIGDKAQLKGVRPDPLQQWELVPIEVFEARQVKASFKKLLKACVPGCPAAEPGPASFLRSLEDSEWLIQIHKLLQVSVLVVELLDSGSSVLVSLEDGWDITTQVVSLVQLLSDPFYRTLEGFRLLVEKEWLSFGHRFSHRGAHTLAGQSSGFTPVFLQFLDCVHQVHLQFPMEFEFSPFYLKFLGYHHASRRFRTFLLDSDYERIELGLLYEEKGERRGQQACRSVWEYVDRLSKRTPVFYNYMYAPEDAEVLRPYSNVSNLKVWDFYTEETLAEGPPYDWELAQGPPEPPEEERPDGGAPQSRRRVVWPCYDSRPRAQPDAISRLLEELQRLETELGRPPERWKDTWDRVKAAQRLEARADGRGTPSSLLVSSVPHHRRSLGVYLQEGPVGSTLSLSLDSDQSSGSTASSSRQAARRSTSTLYSQFQTAESENRSYEGTLYKKGAFMKPWKARWFVLDKTKHQLRYYDHRVDTECKGVIDLAEVEAVAPGTPTMGAPKTVDEKAFFDVKTTRRVYNFCAQDVPSAQQWVDQIQSCLSDA, from the exons ATGGCGCGGCTCGCGGACTACTTCGTGCTGGTGGCGTTCGGGCCGCACCCGCGCG GGAGTGGGGAAGGCCAGGGCCAGATCCTGCAGCGCTTCCCAGAGAAGGACTGGGAAGACAACCCGTTCCCCCAGGGCATCGAGCTG TTTTGTCAGCCCAGCGGGTGGCAGCTGTGTCCTGAGAGGAACCCACCCACCTTCTTCGTCGCTGTCCTCACTGACATCAACTCTGAGCGGCACTACTGCGCCTGCTTGACCTTCTGGGAGCCGGCAGAGCCCACACAG GAAGCGGTGTGCACTGAGGACGCCACCGAGCGGGAAGAGGACGTGGACGAGGGGGGCCCTGCACAACTGTCTCCTGCGACACCTGGCCCGCCTGGCCAGCTGTTCGCGCCAAAGACACTGGTGCTGGTGTCTCGACTGGACCACGCGGAGGTGTTCAGG AACAGCCTGGGTCTCATTTACACCATCCACGTGGAGGGCCTGAACGTGGGCCTGGAGAATGTGATCGGGAACCTGCTCACGTGCGTCATCCCCCTGGCGGGGGGCTCCCAG AGAACCATCTCTTTGGGGGCTGGTGACCGGCAGGTCATCCAGACCCCACTCGCCGACTCGTTGCCCGTCAGCCGCTGCAGTGTCGCCCTGCTCTTCCGCCAGCTGG GCATCACCAACGTGCTGTCGCTGTTCTGCGCTGCGCTCACGGAGCACAAGGTGCTCTTCCTGTCCCGAAGCTACCAGCGGCTCTCAGACGCCTGCCGGGGCCTCCTGGCGCTGCTGTTCCCTCTCCGATACAG CTTCACCTACGTGCCCATCCTGCCGGCACAGCTCCTGGAGGTCCTCAGCACCCCCACGCCCTTCATCATCGGTGTCAACGCGGCCTTCCAGGCGGAGACCCAAGAGCTG CTGGACGTGATCATTGCCGATCTCGATGGAGGCACTGTGACGGTCCCCGAGTGTGTGCACGTCCCGCCCCTGCCGGAGCCGCTGCAGAGTCAGACTCACAGTGTGTTGAGCATG GTCCTGGATCCAGAGCTGGAGTTGGCGGATCTTGCCTTCCCACCGCCTTCGACGAACGCTTCCTCCCTGAAGATGCAG GACAAGGAGCTGCGTGCTGTCTTCTTGCGACTCTTCGCTCAGCTGCTGCAGGGCTACCGCTGGTGTCTGCACATGGTCCGCATCCACCCGGAGCCCGTCATCCGCTTTCATAAG GCAGCCTTCCTGGGCCAGCGTGGGCTGGTGGAGGACGACTTCCTGATGAAGGTGCTGGAGGGCATGGCCTTCGCAGGCTTCGTGTCGGAGCGTGGGGTCCCCTACCGTGCCACGGACCTGTTCGACGAG CTGGTGGCCCATGAGGTGGCGCGGATGCGGGCAGATGAGAACCACCCCCAGCGTGTCCTGCGTCACGTCAGAGAACTGGCAGAGCAGCTTTACAAGAAC GAGAACCCATACCCCGCCGTGGCTATGCACAAAGTGCAGAGGCCGGGGGAGGCCAGCCACCTGCGGCGGgcgccccgccccttcccccggCTGGACGACGGCATGGTGCAGTGGATCGTGGACCAGGCGACAGCCAAGATGCAGGGCGCGCCCCCGGCCGTGAAGGCTGAGAGGAGGAACACTGTGCCCTCGGGGCCCCCCATGA CCGCCATCCTGGAGCGGAGCAGCGGGCTCCACGGCAACAGCGCGCGCCGGCTGGAGGTGGTTCGAAACTGCATCTCCTACGTGTTTGAGGGGAAGATGCTTGAGGCCAAGAAG CTGCTCCCAGCTGTGCTGAGGGCCCTGAAGGGGCGCGCGGCCCGCCGTTGCCTCACCCAGGAGCTGCACCTGCACGTACAGCAGAACCGGGCGGTGCTGGACCACCAACAGTTCGATTTCGTCGTCCGCATGATGAACTGCTGCCTGCAG GACTGCACCTCCCTGGACGAGCACGGCATCGCGGCTGCTCTGCTGCCCCTGGTCACGGCCTTCTGCCGG AAGCTGAGCCCAGGAGTGACCCAGTTTGCGTACAGCTGCGTGCAAGAGCACGTGGTGTGGAGCACGCCGCAGTTCTGGGAGGCCATGTTCTACGGGGACGTGCAGACCCACATCCGCGCCCTCTACCTGGAGCCTGCTGAGGACCGAGACCACGTGCAG gtgggggatgTGTCGGTGCCAGAGGACGAGCGTTCTGCCCTGGACGTGGCATCCGAGCAGCGGCGCCTGTGGCCCACCCTGAGCCGCGAGAAGCAGCAGGAGCTGGTGCAGAAGGAGGAGAGCACAGTGTTCAGCCAGGCCATCCACTACGCCAACCGCATGAGCTACCTGCTCCTGCCCCTGGACAGCAGCCGCAGCCGCCTCCTGCGGGAGCGTGCAGGGCTGGGCGACCTCGAGAGCGCCAGCAACAGCCTGGTCACCAACAG CATGGCGGGCAGCGTGGCAGAGAGCTACGACACAGAGAGCGGCTTTGAGGACGCAGAGACCTGCGATGTGGCTGGGGCCGTGGTCCGCTTCATTAACCGCTTTGTGGACAAGGTCTGCACAGAGAGTGGGGTCACCAGCGACCACCTCAAGGGGCTGCATGTCATGGTGCCAG ACATTGTCCAGATGCACATCGAGACTCTGGAGGCCGTGCACCGGGAGAGCAAGAGGCTGCCCCCCATCCAGAAG CCCAAACTGCTGCGGCCACGCCTGCTGCCCGGCGAGGAATGCGTGCTGGACGGCCTGCGCGTCTACCTGCTGCCAGATGGCCGTGaagagggggcggggggcagcggCGGCGGCCCCGCACTGCTCCCAGCTGAGGGCGCCGTCTTCCTTACCACGTACCGGGTGATCTTCACGGGGATGCCCACCGACCCCCTGG TCGGGGAACAGGTGGTGGTGCGTTCCTTCCCGGTGGCCGCGCTGACCAAGGAGAAGCGCATCAGCGTGCAGACACCTGTGGACCAGCTCCTGCAGGACGGGCTGCAGCTGCGCTCCTGCACGTTCCAG TTGCTGAAGATGGCCTTTGACGAGGAGGTGGGGTCCGACAGCGCTGAGCTCTTCCGCAAGCAGCTGCACAAGCTGCGGTACCCGCCGGACATCAGGGGCACCTTCGCCTTCTCCCTGGGCTCCACGCATACGCCCGGCCGGCCACCCCGCGCCACCAAGGACAAGGGCCCTTCCCTCAA GACCCTGTCCCGGAATCTTGTGAAGAACGCCAAGAAAACCATCGGGCGGCAGTACGTCACCCGGAAGAAGTACAGCCCTCCCAGCTGGGAGCACCGGGGCCAGCCTCCTCCTGAGGACCAGGAGGACGAGATCTCAG TGTCGGAGGAGCTGGAGCCCAGCACGCTGACCCCTTCCTCGGCCCTGAAGCCCTCCGATCGCATGACCATGAGCAGCCTGGTGGAGCGGGCATGCTGCCGGGACTACCAGCGCCTGGGGCTGGGTACGCTGAGCAGCAGCCTGAGCCGAGCCAAGTCCGAGCCCTTCCGCATCTCCCCAGTCAACCGCATGTACGCCATCTGTCGCAG CTACCCGGGGCTGCTGATCGTCCCGCAGAGCGTCCAGGACAACGCCCTGCAGCGCGTCTCCCGCTGCTACCGCCAGAACCGCTTCCCCGTGGTGTGCTGGCGCAGTGGGCGCTCCAAGGCCGTGCTGCTGCGCTCCGGAGGCCTGCACGGCAAGGGCGTCGTCGGCCTCTTCAAGGCCCAGAACGCGCCTTCCCCAG GCCAGTCCCAGGCAGACTCGAGCAGCCTAGAGCAGGAGAAGTACCTGCAGGCCGTGGTGAGCTCCATGCCCCGCTTCGCGGACGCATCCGGGCGGAACACGCTCAGCGGCTTCTCCTCCGCCCACGTGGGCAGCCACG tgcccagccccagagccagggTCACCACGCTGTCCAACCCCATGGCGGCCTCGGCCTCCAGACGGACCGCTCCCCGAG GGAAATGGAGCAGTGTCCGGGCCAGTGGGCGCAGCGGTGGGCTTGGCGTTGATGTGGGCTCCCGGCTGGCAGGCAGAGACATGCTGAGCCCGCCCCAGGCTAACGGGGCCCCCCCTGACCCAGGCTTCTTGCAGCCCCAGCGCGCAGCCCTCTACATCATTGGGGACAAAGCTCAGCTCAAG GGTGTGCGGCCAGACCCCCTGCAGCAGTGGGAGCTGGTGCCCATCGAGGTGTTCGAGGCACGGCAGGTGAAGGCCAGCTTCAAAAAGCTGCTGAAGGCGTGTGTCCCAGGCTGCCCTGCCGCTGAGCCCggccctgcctccttcctgcgCTCGCTGGAGGACTCAGAGTGGCTGATCCAG ATCCACAAGCTGCTACAGGTGTCGGTGCTGGTGGTGGAGCTGCTGGACTCGGGCTCGTCCGTCCTGGTGAGCCTGGAGGACGGCTGGGACATCACCACCCAG GTGGTGTCTCTGGTGCAGCTGCTGTCCGACCCTTTCTACCGCACGCTGGAGGGCTTCCGGCTGCTGGTGGAGAAGGAGTGGCTGTCCTTTGGCCATCGCTTCAGCCACCGCGGGGCCCACACACTGGCTGGGCAGAGCAGCGGCTTCACGCCCGTCTTCCTGCAGTTCCTGGACTGTGTGCACCAG GTCCACCTGCAGTTCCCCATGGAGTTCGAGTTCAGCCCCTTCTACCTCAAGTTCCTTGGCTACCACCACGCGTCCCGCCGCTTCCGGACCTTTCTGCTCGACTCGGACTATGAGCGCATTGAGCTGG GGCTCCTGTACGAGGAGAAGGGGGAGCGCCGGGGCCAGCAGGCGTGCCGGTCCGTGTGGGAGTACGTGGACCGACTGAGCAAGAGGACGCCCGTGTTCTACAACTACATGTACGCGCCCGAGGACGCGGAG GTCCTGCGGCCCTACAGCAACGTGTCCAACCTGAAGGTGTGGGACTTTTACACCGAGGAGACGCTGGCCGAGGGTCCTCCCTATGACTGGGAGCTGGCCCAGGGGCCCCCCGAGCCCCCAGAGGAAGAGCGGCCTGATGGGGGTGCGCCCCAGAGCAGGCGCCGAGTGGTATGGCCGTGCTATGACAGCCGCCCCCGAGCCCAGCCAGACGCCATCTCACGCCTGCTGGAG GAGCTACAGCGGTTGGAGACGGAGCTGGGGCGACCCCCGGAGCGTTGGAAGGACACCTGGGATCGGGTGAAGGCAGCACAGCGCCTGGAGGCCCGGGCAGATGGACGT GgcacccccagctccctgctggtGTCCAGCGTGCCCCACCACCGCCGCTCGCTAGGCGTGTACCTGCAGGAGGGGCCTGTGGGCtccactctgagcctcagcctgGACAGCGACCAGAGCAGTGGCTCAACCGCGTCCAGTTCCCGGCAGGCAGCACGCCGCAGCACCAGCACCTTGTACAGCCAGTTCCAGACGGCCGAGAGTGAGAACAG GTCGTACGAGGGCACCCTGTACAAGAAGGGAGCCTTCATGAAGCCCTGGAAGGCCCGCTGGTTCGTGCTGGACAAGACCAAGCACCAG CTGCGCTACTACGACCACCGTGTGGATACGGAATGCAAGGGCGTCATCGACCTGGCCGAAGTGGAGGCCGTGGCCCCCGGCACTCCCACCATGGGTGCCCCCAAGACCGTGGATGAAAAGGCCTTCTTTGAC GTGAAGACGACGCGTCGCGTTTACAACTTCTGTGCCCAGGACGTGCCCTCAGCCCAGCAGTGGGTGGACCAGATCCAGAGCTGCCTGTCGGACGCCTGA